From Nicotiana tabacum cultivar K326 chromosome 22, ASM71507v2, whole genome shotgun sequence, one genomic window encodes:
- the LOC107787915 gene encoding hexokinase-2 codes for MKKATVGAVVVGAAATVAVAALIVRHRMRKSSKWARARAILKEFEEKCGTPDAKLKQVADAMTVEMHAGLASEGGSKLKMLISYVDNLPTGDEEGVFYALDLGGTNFRVLRVQLGGKDGGIVHQEFAEASIPPNLMVGTSEALFDYIAAELAKFVAEEEERFHQPPGKQRELGFTFSFPIMQTSINSGTLIRWTKGFSIDDTVGQDVVAELTKAMQRKGIDMRVSALVNDTVGTLAGGRFSNKDVCIAVILGTGTNAAYVERAQAIPKWHGPLPKSGEMVINMEWGNFRSSHLPLTEYDHAMDTDSLNPGEQIFEKICSGMYLGEILRRVLLRMAEEAGIFGDEVPPKLKNQFILRTPEMSAMHHDTSSDLRVVGDKLKDILEISNTSLKTRRLVVELCNIVATRGARLAAAGVLGIVKKMGRDTPRESGQEKIVVAMDGGLYEHYTEYRKCLENTLVELLGEEMATSIVFEHANDGSGIGAALLAASNSLYVEDKS; via the exons ATGAAGAAGGCGACGGTGGGAGCGGTGGTGGTGGGGGCGGCAGCGACGGTAGCTGTGGCGGCACTCATCGTCCGGCACCGAATGCGGAAATCGAGCAAGTGGGCACGTGCGAGGGCAATCCTGAAGGAATTCGAGGAGAAGTGTGGGACCCCAGATGCCAAGCTGAAGCAAGTGGCTGACGCCATGACGGTGGAGATGCACGCCGGCCTCGCTTCTGAGGGCGGCAGCAAACTCAAGATGCTTATCAGCTACGTCGACAATCTCCCCACTGG CGATGAAGAAGGAGTCTTTTATGCATTGGATCTTGGTGGAACAAATTTTCGAGTATTGCGGGTGCAATTGGGGGGAAAAGATGGTGGTATTGTCCATCAAGAATTTGCGGAGGCATCAATTCCTCCAAATTTGATGGTTGGGACTTCAGAA GCACTTTTTGACTATATTGCGGCAGAACTTGCAAAATTTgttgctgaagaagaagaaagatttcATCAACCTCCTGGTAAGCAGAGGGAACTCGGTTTCACTTTCTCATTCCCAATCATGCAGACTTCAATCAATTCTGGAACTCTTATCAGGTGGACGAAAGGTTTCTCCATTGATGACACG GTTGGACAAGATGTTGTTGCAGAACTGACAAAAGCCATGCAAAGAAAAGGAATTGATATGAGAGTGTCGGCGCTG GTGAATGATACTGTTGGAACATTGGCTGGTGGTAGATTCTCCAATAAGGATGTATGCATTGCTGTGATATTAGGTACTGGGACCAATGCAGCATATGTGGAACGGGCTCAGGCAATTCCCAAGTGGCATGGTCCTCTGCCTAAATCTGGAGAAATG GTTATCAATATGGAATGGGGTAACTTTAGGTCCTCCCATCTTCCTTTGACAGAGTACGATCATGCAATGGATACAGATAGTTTAAATCCTGGTGAACAG ATATTTGAGAAGATATGCTCTGGCATGTACTTGGGAGAAATTTTACGCAGAGTTCTACTCAGAATGGCTGAAGAAGCTGGCATTTTCGGTGATGAGGTCCCCCCAAAACTCAAGAATCAATTCATATTGAG GACACCTGAAATGTCTGCTATGCATCATGACACATCCTCTGATTTGAGAGTGGTTGGCGACAAGTTGAAGGATATCTTAGAG ATATCCAATACCTCCTTGAAGACAAGAAGATTAGTTGTTGAGCTGTGCAACATTGTTGCAACACGTGGTGCAAGGCTTGCAGCGGCTGGGGTCTTAGGCATTGTCAAAAAGATGGGCAGGGATACGCCCAGGGAAAGTGGTCAAGAAAAGATAGTCGTAGCCATGGATGGTGGATTGTATGAGCACTATACAGAATACAGAAAGTGCTTGGAGAACACTTTAGTTGAATTGCTTGGAGAGGAAATGGCAACAAGTATTGTTTTTGAGCACGCGAATGATGGTTCTGGCATTGGCGCTGCACTTCTTGCGGCCTCTAACTCCCTATATGTTGAAGACAAGTCTTGA